In Papaver somniferum cultivar HN1 unplaced genomic scaffold, ASM357369v1 unplaced-scaffold_117, whole genome shotgun sequence, the DNA window TAACAAAGATAAAACAAGTTCAACTTATGATTTAGTTGAGCAAATGCAGTATTTGTATGTTCGTGTTGTTAGAGCAAGAGAAATGGTTTCTGTATTTGGTGGTGGAACTGAGTTAATGGCTGATGTCAAGCTTGGAAATTACAGAGGAATTACAAAGAGGAGTGGGTCTAATAATCCAGAATGGGATCAAGTATTCGCCTTTTCTAAAGATTGTATTCAGTCGTCAATGGTGGAGATTTttgttagagagaaagaaaaagatgatTTCCTGGGTAAAATTTGGTTTGATTTGAATGAAGTGCCCAAGAGGGTTCCGCCGGATAGTTCACTAGCTCCGCAATGGTACATAATGGAAGATAAAAAGGGGGAAAAGGGTAAAACTGGTGAAATTATGGTTTCTGTGTGGTTTGGTACTCAAGCTGATGAAGCATTTGCAGAGGCATGGCATTCGAAAGCTGCTAATGTTTCTTTTGATGGTCTTTCTTCAATTAAATCCAAAGTTTATCTGTCGCCGAGGCTATGGTATCTCAGGGTTACTATTATTGAAGCTCAAGATCTTGTACCAGGGGAGAAAGGGGGTTCATTGATGAGATGTCCGGAGTTATCTGCAAAGGTGCAGATTGGGAACCAGGTTTTGAGATCGAGAACTGCTTCTGCGGTGGCTAATCGAGGGCTTTCGAATCCGTTCTGGAATGATGACATGGTTTTTGTTGTTGCTGAGCCGTTTGAAGATTTTCTTATGGTTTCTGTTGAAGACAGAATTGTTCCAGGTAGAGATGAGGTTTTGGGTCGGGTTGTTGTTCCAGTTACAACAATTGAACGGAGAAATGATGATAAGCCTGTTGTTTCCAAATGGTATAGTCTTGAAATGCATTATAACATGGGTTCTGATTCGAAAGTGGTGACGAGTTCGCGGTTTGGTTCTCGGATTCATCTTCGGGTGTCTTTAGATGGAGGCTATCATGTCCTCGACGAGTCAACAATGCATAGCAGTGATACCCGTCCGACCGCAAAACAGCTGTGGAGGCCAAATGTTGGAGTTCTTGAGATGGGGATTTTGGGAGCAAGCGGACTAATGCCAATGAAGATGAAGGAAGGGAAAGGAAGTACTACTGATGCATATTGCATTGCAAAGTATGGTCAGAAATGGGTCCGAACTCGGACAGTTGTGGACAGTTTGATGCCAAAATGGAATGAGCAGTATACGTGGGAGGTTTTCGATCCTTGCACTGTTGTCACTGTTGGGGTGTTTGATAATTGTCATTTGGACAAGAATACCAATATATTTGGTATGGGTGCTCGTGATTCAAGGATTGGTAAAGTCAGAATCCGACTATCAACCCTAGAGTCTGATCGTGTTTACACACACTCTTACCCGCTGTTGATGCTGCATCCAACTGGTGTGAAGAAAATGGGGGAGATTCAGTTGGCTATTCGGTTCTCTCTTGCAAACATGGGTAATGTACTTCACATGTACATGTGGCCCCTGCTCCCAAAGATGCATTATCTTCAGCCGTTATCCGTAAGTCAGGTTGAGAGTCTCAGGTACCAAGCATCAAATGTTGTTGCAGCACGTCTTAGCCGAGCAGAACCTCCATTGGGAAGAGAAGTTGTTGAGTACATGCTTGACAATGACTCGCATATCTTCAGTATGAGAAGAAGCAAGGCTAATTTCTTCCGTCTAGTATCTGTTCTTTCAGGGGTTATTGCTATGGGTCGTACGTTGGAAATGCTTACAAGCTGGCAGAAGCCTGTTTACTCTGTTATGTTCTTGATGGTGTTTCTAGTGCTGGTAGCATACCCGGAGCTGATACTTCCATCTATACTGCTCTATATCTCGGTTTTGGGTCTCTGTAGGTACAGAGGACGCCCTAGACATCCAGTTCACATGGACATTCGTCTTTCCCACGCTGAAACTCCTTATCCAGACGAATTGGATGAAGAGTTCGATGCATTTCCATCGACCCGAAGCAATGAGATGGTTCGGATGAGGTACGATAGGTTGAGGAGTGTGGCTGGGAGGATACAAACAGTTGTAGGTGACTTGGCTACACAAGGGGAAAGGTTACAAGCATTGCTTAGTTGGAGGGATCCTCGTGCAACATTCCTATTTGTTCTGCTTTGCTTGTTTGCTGCTATTGGTTTCTATGCTGTGCCGTTTCGTGTTGTGGTTGCATTGTGGGGTCTGTATGGACTCAGACCACCAAAGTTCAGGAGCAAATTGCCTTCACCAGCACTTAGCTTTTTTAGGAGGTTGCCAACAAATGCTGATAGCTTGTTGTAGCGAGCAAAAGAGAATGGAGGCGGCCTCTGGGGGTATAGAAATGGAGTTATTAGATATGAAAGAAATTGTAACGTAGTGAAAAAACACATCTAGGAGAAATGCACTTGTGTTTGTTTGCAATGGGGGCTGGGGGTCTGTTTATTTTAGAATGTTGTATTCTCTTCGATTTGAATATATCTATTCTTCGCTTGTAGGTTTTTGTTgtgttttcatttattttttagtGGAGGGATGAATTATGCACACTCTTGCTATGGTTGTCTTGTTCTTAGATATGCTAACTCACGTTCTGGTTGCTATTATTGGACACCTTGGTGAGTTTTTTCCCAAACCTGGTTGTTCTTTGCTTTTAGAAGTTTCAAGGTTTGGTTTCTCTGTCAAAGGCTTACACATTTTTGCAGGTGAGTTGCCCGACTGTTGCAGAAAGCATAAACCTGACTACATTAAGGTATGTGGTCTGAAGTTCAATTATGggtttgcatttgcagttttcattTGGACCCCTGGTATTTGATACAGTAGTATTTTGTTTTTAGGAAGCTGAGACGATGGAGCATGATGAGGTGAAAGTGGCTCAAGCATGGATGGGGCTCAAGCCATATGATTCAGGTAGAAGCAGTCACCTCATCACCACATTCTGGTAGTTCTATGAGCTCGGCAGCAATTCTTATTTGCAAAAGAAAAGCTATAAGAAGAGAATTCCTATTTACTATCTATTTCTTTTACAAGTTGGAAGATGCATACATCACTAAATCCGTATCTTCAGCTAACATAACCAACATTGAAGCTGATGATGTTTGCATCTTCAAGCTTGTAATAGAATATGAGTTACTGCAACAGATTTCCAGGATGGTCAAGGAGAATGCGCAGTTGAATATTAACATGCTGTAGCCCAAGGCTATGGTAGTAATATGCCAATAAATTTGTTACAGCCTAACAAGTAGTTACGTGTGCCAACAAAGTGACACTAGAGCTGTTAAGTGTGTATTAGAGATATAAAGATGTCATTCCGATATGCTCAAATGTATCAAATTTTTTGTGCAACAGCCCAtaaacttttgttttcttttcttttcatgtaCACTTAAAATCAGAATGTTGATTTGGTTAGATATTTGGGAAGCTTTTATTGAAGATTCCCGTGGAGAGACTGTGTTATTGTATCTTTGGAGCGAGTCTGGAAAATGAATATCCCCGGAAAATAGCTAGTATTCTAACCGAAAAGATGCTCAAAACTCCAGAAATCCCGAATCTATTAAAAAgtcttcatttcaattttctccaaCATTCAACAGAAATCTAAAATTCATATCAAATACTAAAAATTTAATAGATTTAACTCCACAATACATTACAAAACCACAACACCAACGGTATAGATACTTGTGGAAACAAATCAAAAAAAGAAGCATGGAATTATATAAGCAGAAACATCATAAGAGCTTCATTATACACAACTTGAGGATGAGCCCAAATGAAGAAAGCATGATTATGTAAATGTACAACTAATTAACACAATTCGGTTTGTGGTTAATCATTTTCACCCATTTCagtttaacaaaaatcaatatCACCTGTGCCTGTACATACGCACGAGTTTGATTTTCTAACCAAGGAGACACGGCGATGCTTTTCAATGATCCAAGGCAATTGGCATGGAGAATTTTCACGTGATATAAAAAAGGTAGCAGAGACCCTAAGGCTTGAACTAAAACGAATGTGTGCCTTGAACATTTTCCTTCCTGCAATCCTGGACAGGCAGCCCAATCTCTGTAAACTTATTTAACTTCAAATGCAATCAAAAGCTAACACTTTACATAACCCTCCTAGCGGTAGGAATAACCTGTCCACCACCTCTGTGAATGGCATCAGAATGGAGTACCACGTCACATACTCCAAAGCATATACCTCTCATGTTCTCTTCGGCTAGCACACCTTCCTTTGACGCCCACTGGAACCCTGTTACAACTGAATCCTTGATTTCATTAAGGTACTGAACTCCCTTACAAATATCCACAACCATGTTTGGACCGGTAGTATCTGGACCGCAACACCAGATCTTCTTTGCAAGATCCTTATCCCATCCAAActcttcaagataatatctttgaaCGAATTTTAGGATCATCTCTTGGACCAATACGACCATCATCGACGGCTTCAGCATGTCCATCCTCAAGAGGGCGTGCCTCCATGTACAAACGGTTGTGCTTGTTTGGGGACTTGCTCATCACTATTCTTGAAGACTTTTCTAGGACAGTCTCACGGAATGACACCACAGGGTCAGACTTCACAATTTCAGCACCACCCATGAAATCATCCTGCAAGTCCTTCAAACAGATGCAACCATGACTGATGGCTGACGACAAGTGCATATGAAGTATTAGAACTTGATCTGAAATCATCTAGTACAAATATCAAAGAGAAACAATGGTTCCAGTCAGTCCTATAAAATTAATTCGATAGAGCACTATCGAATtaggtatcccatcaactccggTATGGAGAAAGTCAGGGGTTGGATCCCCACAGTACTAGAGGTTTGTATTTATATTTaattagttgtatagaggggTTTGGCGGGGTTGAGTCTAGCAGTTGGACTAGTTCAGCTGGCTGGATTTGAGTAGAGGCCTGGATCCGACTttagcctatcaaaaaaaaaaaatcgataagCACTAGATGGTCTAAAATAAGTTGGGTCTCTGGTCCTCGGGGCGTATAAATTAAAATGAATAATTGGTCCCGACGGTCGTACATGTTAAAATGGGTATTTTCATATCAATTACAAACAGAAACTGGCACAGATGTTCAAAGTTGAGCGAACCAGCGATTCAATCGTGTTTCGTTCCCAAaaataattttgggtacaaatattggcgccgactaagagtAATCGAGAAAAGATAATCGTGTTAtcccaaaaacaacaaaaaaaaacttgaagTTGCGTTTGTGAAAAAAGTCAAGTTCGTGTTCGTGAAGTAGCTCAGAAAGCATCTTGgcggaaaacaaaacaaaagaattcacaaagggaaaagatttttttttgttttttggtctTGCTTCAAATCATACAGGCGTTGAGGAACATCTATAAGATCCGAAGGCCAGATAGCAAGCTTAGAAAGAAATCGGTTGATACCTCCAGCTTAGAGCCTCAGATCCAATGAACTCCAACATGTTTGGGATCGATTAGCTAGCTCGTACCAGTCGATATAAATCAGCTCCGAGAGCGCCTGCAAAAGCGATAATCCATACTTTCTATCCCTTGTctctttgaattctttttagtcaATCCATAAATTAAATTGCCTAATGAGCGAATACATGCTTAGTAAAAACCATTAGGCATCAAGATGACACGCTCCATATGCTTCATATCACTAAGTTTTCAAGCAACTTGCTCAGCATAATAGGAGTTCATGGAGTTGATGATTAATGCTATTTTGCAAGCATGTTTCAAGTGTTTTAACAGAAACGTGGGATTGGTTCTTGAAAGAAGTTATGTAACGTTCCATTGATCCATTAAAAGAAAAGCGGTCTTTAAGGGAAGCCTTCTTTGTTGGAGTTAGGCAGACcatcttcttgaagttcaacatGGCAGACCTTGGTCATCATAAATCACAGATAAGTTTGTCCCCTTTTATGTCATTAAAATACAAATTTATCTGTTCATACGTATGATCATTGATCCTCTTATTTCCAGAATGA includes these proteins:
- the LOC113329585 gene encoding FT-interacting protein 1-like, encoding MVEMSENNNNNGKEKLVVEVLGAHNLMPKDGEGSSSAFVEVEFENQRLRTQVKYKDLNPVWNEKLVFNVDQVSDLPYRTLEVNIYNEKKTGNSRNFLGKVRVTGSNITKQGNEAIPQLYTLDKRSLFSHIRGEISLKLYIVNNQQGNELLNLNSSSSGGVNDVGGNENSGNTVVTNQKQKQKQKKMFQQQQQNHQQQQQHQQQQQQQRQQQQQQQQQQQQQKNQHKQNMILLQNQEQQLMQNHLGGKNNNQGELKPVIITTNDHGHNPSIIPHQPVINSGGFHGFVFGGGSGEFALKETSPHLGGGISNKDKTSSTYDLVEQMQYLYVRVVRAREMVSVFGGGTELMADVKLGNYRGITKRSGSNNPEWDQVFAFSKDCIQSSMVEIFVREKEKDDFLGKIWFDLNEVPKRVPPDSSLAPQWYIMEDKKGEKGKTGEIMVSVWFGTQADEAFAEAWHSKAANVSFDGLSSIKSKVYLSPRLWYLRVTIIEAQDLVPGEKGGSLMRCPELSAKVQIGNQVLRSRTASAVANRGLSNPFWNDDMVFVVAEPFEDFLMVSVEDRIVPGRDEVLGRVVVPVTTIERRNDDKPVVSKWYSLEMHYNMGSDSKVVTSSRFGSRIHLRVSLDGGYHVLDESTMHSSDTRPTAKQLWRPNVGVLEMGILGASGLMPMKMKEGKGSTTDAYCIAKYGQKWVRTRTVVDSLMPKWNEQYTWEVFDPCTVVTVGVFDNCHLDKNTNIFGMGARDSRIGKVRIRLSTLESDRVYTHSYPLLMLHPTGVKKMGEIQLAIRFSLANMGNVLHMYMWPLLPKMHYLQPLSVSQVESLRYQASNVVAARLSRAEPPLGREVVEYMLDNDSHIFSMRRSKANFFRLVSVLSGVIAMGRTLEMLTSWQKPVYSVMFLMVFLVLVAYPELILPSILLYISVLGLCRYRGRPRHPVHMDIRLSHAETPYPDELDEEFDAFPSTRSNEMVRMRYDRLRSVAGRIQTVVGDLATQGERLQALLSWRDPRATFLFVLLCLFAAIGFYAVPFRVVVALWGLYGLRPPKFRSKLPSPALSFFRRLPTNADSLL